From a region of the Candidatus Methylomirabilis limnetica genome:
- a CDS encoding NAD(+)/NADH kinase has translation MKRIGIIAKPHKPEARPILSELLAWLEARGVEAILDEETAELAGTSGGHPKPDLPGLVDLLLVLGGDGTLLSVARLIGARDVPILGVNLGGLGFLTEVTLEELYPILDAVLQGIYEVTHRILLTATVHRQGERIAEYVALNDAVINKGVLARMIELETYIDGQYVTTFRADGLILSTPTGSTAYCLAAGGPIVYPTLRALVLTPICPHTLTLRPLVIPDAAKVEIVQGLTNENAYLTLDGQVGFTLRHRDVIRVVRSDHTITLLKAPGKDYFQILRTKLKWGER, from the coding sequence GTGAAACGGATCGGCATCATCGCCAAGCCCCATAAGCCGGAGGCTCGGCCTATCCTTTCCGAGCTGCTTGCGTGGCTTGAGGCTCGGGGTGTGGAAGCGATCCTGGATGAAGAGACCGCCGAGTTGGCCGGGACGTCTGGTGGTCATCCGAAGCCCGATCTGCCAGGGCTGGTGGATCTCCTCCTGGTCCTGGGAGGCGACGGGACGCTCCTGTCCGTAGCGCGCCTGATTGGGGCGCGTGACGTCCCGATTCTGGGAGTCAACCTCGGCGGCCTCGGGTTTTTGACCGAGGTGACACTTGAAGAGCTTTATCCAATCCTGGATGCGGTGTTACAGGGAATCTATGAGGTGACCCATCGGATCCTGCTGACCGCTACGGTCCACCGGCAGGGAGAGCGGATCGCTGAGTATGTCGCGCTGAACGATGCGGTCATCAACAAAGGCGTCCTGGCCCGGATGATCGAGCTGGAGACGTACATCGACGGGCAATATGTCACGACCTTCCGCGCCGATGGCCTCATCCTTTCTACTCCGACCGGCTCTACCGCCTACTGTCTTGCGGCTGGTGGGCCGATCGTCTACCCGACACTTCGCGCGCTTGTCCTGACCCCGATTTGCCCCCATACGCTCACCCTCCGTCCGCTTGTTATCCCAGATGCTGCAAAGGTGGAGATCGTCCAGGGCTTGACGAACGAGAACGCCTACCTGACCCTGGACGGCCAAGTTGGGTTTACCCTTCGCCATCGCGATGTGATCAGGGTCGTTCGCTCAGACCATACCATCACCCTGCTCAAGGCGCCCGGGAAAGACTACTTCCAGATCCTTCGGACAAAGCTGAAATGGGGCGAGCGGTAA
- a CDS encoding TlyA family RNA methyltransferase, giving the protein MSSVEGLVQRVPSVVDGPAGKRPKRVRLDLAVQAQGLAASRERARALILAGHVLVDGRVADKAGTLIATGARVALMVPEHPYVGRGGVKLQGALEKFAVPLNGRVCLDLGASTGGFTDCLLQHGAARVYAVDVGRGQLDVRLRADLRVTVMERTHALTLTPADFPDRPDLATVDLAFISLAAILPALPPLLTDSGEILALIKPQFEVGRGHVGKGGVVRDPEAHRQVVIKVGRRAAELGLQILGVAPSCLLGPKGNREFFIYLSKSKIGTGLDPEEAAEQAVGGGA; this is encoded by the coding sequence TTGAGCTCAGTCGAAGGATTGGTTCAACGCGTCCCATCGGTTGTTGACGGTCCCGCCGGCAAGAGGCCCAAACGGGTCCGGCTGGACCTTGCCGTGCAGGCGCAAGGCTTGGCGGCAAGTCGCGAGCGAGCCAGAGCGCTTATTCTGGCTGGCCACGTGCTGGTTGATGGCCGGGTGGCGGACAAAGCGGGGACGCTTATTGCAACAGGCGCACGAGTTGCGCTCATGGTCCCCGAGCATCCGTACGTGGGGCGCGGGGGTGTCAAGCTTCAAGGCGCCCTGGAGAAGTTCGCGGTTCCCCTGAACGGGCGCGTCTGCCTCGACCTCGGCGCATCAACGGGGGGATTTACCGACTGCCTGCTTCAGCATGGCGCCGCCCGTGTCTATGCCGTTGATGTCGGGCGCGGGCAGCTCGACGTGAGGCTCAGGGCCGATCTCAGGGTTACCGTCATGGAACGGACCCACGCCCTGACACTGACGCCGGCCGACTTCCCGGACCGGCCGGACCTTGCCACTGTAGATCTCGCTTTCATCTCTCTTGCCGCGATTCTCCCAGCTCTCCCACCGCTTCTTACCGATTCCGGTGAGATCCTGGCGCTGATCAAGCCGCAGTTCGAGGTCGGCAGGGGTCATGTCGGAAAAGGTGGTGTGGTCCGTGACCCTGAGGCGCATCGGCAGGTCGTCATAAAGGTCGGCAGACGCGCCGCCGAGCTGGGGCTCCAGATTCTCGGTGTAGCCCCATCCTGCCTGCTCGGGCCAAAGGGGAACCGCGAGTTCTTCATCTATCTGAGTAAGAGTAAGATCGGGACAGGCTTAGACCCAGAAGAAGCGGCCGAACAGGCCGTGGGAGGAGGAGCGTGA
- a CDS encoding polyprenyl synthetase family protein — protein sequence MTPEELGQYLEARRLLVDEALDRYLPGTGDNPKEIHEAVRYSVFAGGKRLRPILILAAAEAAGGQAEQALGAAAAIEMIHTYSLIHDDLPAMDDDEFRRGRLTCHKVYGEAMAILAGDALLTQAFILLSAEIPSYPPLRKGGWGDLEGVRGSEARLMVIQEISQAAGSKGMVGGQVVDILHEDREVDLPTLQYLHAHKTGALIRVCLRVGGLLASAASEQMEALTIYGERIGLAFQIVDDILDLEGSLEALGKQAGSDLRKKKATFPALLGIEESRRWANRLASEAKQAVSIFGDRGAALAAIAEFVVTRRG from the coding sequence TTGACACCGGAGGAGTTGGGGCAGTACCTGGAGGCGCGGCGGTTGCTGGTTGACGAGGCGCTGGACAGGTATCTTCCCGGTACAGGCGACAACCCGAAGGAGATCCACGAGGCGGTCCGTTACAGTGTCTTTGCAGGGGGCAAGCGCCTGCGACCGATCCTGATCCTGGCGGCGGCAGAGGCCGCAGGAGGACAGGCGGAACAGGCGTTGGGAGCTGCGGCCGCCATCGAGATGATTCATACCTATTCCCTGATTCACGACGACCTGCCGGCTATGGACGACGATGAGTTCCGCCGTGGGCGCCTGACCTGCCACAAGGTCTACGGCGAGGCGATGGCCATCCTGGCGGGTGATGCGTTGCTGACGCAGGCATTTATCCTGCTGTCGGCGGAAATCCCCTCGTACCCCCCTTTGCGAAAGGGGGGGTGGGGGGATTTGGAGGGGGTGCGTGGGTCGGAGGCCCGCCTCATGGTGATACAGGAGATCTCCCAGGCCGCAGGCAGCAAGGGAATGGTCGGTGGCCAGGTCGTAGATATCCTGCATGAGGATCGGGAGGTTGATCTACCAACGCTACAGTATCTGCATGCGCATAAGACCGGCGCCCTGATCAGGGTATGCCTGCGTGTGGGCGGCCTTCTAGCCTCGGCCGCATCGGAGCAGATGGAGGCCCTTACCATCTATGGCGAGCGGATCGGACTCGCCTTCCAGATCGTGGACGACATCCTGGATCTGGAGGGGAGCCTGGAGGCCCTGGGGAAGCAGGCAGGGAGCGACCTCCGCAAGAAGAAGGCCACCTTTCCGGCCTTGCTCGGGATCGAGGAGTCGCGGCGATGGGCCAATCGCTTAGCGTCGGAGGCGAAGCAGGCCGTGAGCATCTTTGGCGACCGCGGGGCGGCGCTTGCTGCGATCGCTGAGTTCGTTGTGACGCGCCGGGGGTGA
- the xseB gene encoding exodeoxyribonuclease VII small subunit gives MEEVRFEEALKQLGAVVSRLEIGDLPLEEALSIFEEGIRLTKLCSARLSEAEQRVNILVRSVGSPSGELEERPFPALSPVEGEEGEEEL, from the coding sequence ATGGAGGAGGTCCGGTTTGAAGAGGCACTCAAGCAGCTTGGGGCGGTCGTCTCCCGGCTCGAGATCGGAGACCTCCCCCTTGAGGAGGCCCTCTCGATCTTCGAGGAAGGGATTCGGTTAACGAAGCTGTGCTCGGCTCGGTTGAGCGAAGCAGAGCAGCGGGTAAATATCCTGGTACGCAGCGTCGGGTCGCCCTCTGGTGAACTTGAAGAGCGCCCATTCCCAGCCCTGAGCCCCGTCGAAGGGGAGGAGGGCGAGGAAGAGCTATGA
- the xseA gene encoding exodeoxyribonuclease VII large subunit, with amino-acid sequence MVAIQPPKIYTVSDLTAEIRASLEDSFSGIWVEGELSNFHQHSSGHMYFSLKDEASQIRVVMFRTANRQLKFQPKDGLALLVYGELSVYERRGEYQLVAEYMEPKGLGALQLAFEQLKERLRAEGLFDDIRKRPIPLLPRRIGVITSPTGAAIRDIINVLQRRFAGVDVLIYPVAVQGDQAAPDIVEALGELNRRGGLDVLIVARGGGSIEDLQAFNEETVARAIAASKIPVISAVGHEVDYTIADFVADLRAPTPSAAAELVVAKQDELMQRLDDLEARMTGVIRSRLHGLRVRMSGLDRHLRLLNPIERIRMQRRCLAERWKDLTGWANRRLTVLQSDLRATAGKLDALSPLAILHRGYSICLRLPGHEIVKDSSAVKAGDLVEVRLHHGRLRCEVAEVQTEALLHPTQ; translated from the coding sequence ATGGTCGCCATCCAGCCGCCGAAAATCTACACAGTCAGCGATCTGACTGCCGAGATTCGCGCCAGCCTTGAGGACTCGTTCTCTGGAATCTGGGTGGAGGGGGAGCTCTCCAATTTTCACCAGCACTCGTCGGGCCACATGTATTTTAGCCTCAAAGATGAGGCGAGCCAGATCCGGGTGGTCATGTTTCGGACGGCCAACCGGCAGCTAAAGTTCCAGCCAAAAGATGGACTGGCGCTGCTGGTGTACGGCGAGCTCAGTGTCTATGAGCGCCGCGGTGAATATCAGCTCGTCGCGGAGTACATGGAACCGAAGGGCCTGGGGGCCTTGCAACTGGCGTTTGAACAGCTCAAGGAGAGGCTGCGGGCGGAGGGGCTGTTTGACGACATTCGAAAGCGGCCGATCCCGTTGTTACCGAGGCGGATCGGCGTGATCACCTCGCCCACAGGGGCGGCCATTCGCGACATCATTAATGTGCTCCAACGGCGTTTTGCCGGCGTCGACGTACTGATCTATCCCGTGGCGGTTCAAGGCGATCAGGCGGCTCCCGATATCGTCGAGGCGCTCGGTGAGTTGAATCGGCGAGGGGGATTGGACGTCCTGATTGTCGCCAGAGGCGGGGGCTCGATCGAGGACCTGCAGGCCTTCAACGAGGAGACGGTGGCCAGGGCGATCGCTGCGTCCAAGATCCCGGTCATTTCGGCTGTTGGCCATGAGGTAGATTACACCATTGCTGATTTCGTGGCAGACCTCCGGGCGCCTACGCCGTCTGCCGCCGCAGAGTTGGTTGTTGCCAAGCAGGACGAACTTATGCAGCGGCTTGACGACCTGGAGGCTCGGATGACCGGCGTCATACGATCGAGACTGCACGGCCTGAGGGTTCGGATGAGCGGGTTGGATCGCCACCTGCGACTGCTCAACCCGATTGAGCGAATTCGGATGCAGCGACGTTGCCTGGCGGAGCGTTGGAAGGACCTGACCGGCTGGGCCAATCGACGGTTGACGGTGCTCCAGAGTGACTTGAGGGCTACTGCCGGTAAGTTGGATGCGTTGAGCCCGCTGGCGATTCTCCACCGAGGCTATAGCATCTGCCTTCGACTCCCCGGCCATGAGATTGTGAAAGATAGCTCTGCGGTGAAGGCCGGTGACCTGGTTGAAGTGCGCCTCCATCACGGCCGGTTGCGCTGCGAGGTCGCCGAGGTCCAGACCGAAGCGTTGTTGCATCCGACGCAATAG
- a CDS encoding addiction module protein produces the protein MKTTDLIAEAIALPVEERAMVVDSLLKSLNPPETDIDKKWASVARRRVAELRSGEVKAVPGDEACEPPSLL, from the coding sequence ATGAAGACAACGGACTTAATAGCGGAAGCCATTGCTCTCCCTGTGGAAGAGAGAGCCATGGTTGTTGACTCCCTTCTGAAAAGCCTCAACCCACCAGAAACGGATATCGACAAGAAATGGGCGTCAGTAGCCAGGCGACGCGTGGCGGAGCTGCGCTCCGGCGAGGTGAAAGCTGTCCCTGGAGATGAAGCGTGTGAACCCCCCAGCCTTCTTTAA
- a CDS encoding DUF4258 domain-containing protein produces MSHTLQLVQELVARQEVKVSAHGYDELAADGILIKDILAGVQDAMVVEDYPDYFRGPCVLVLQRDQRGQPIHVVWGIPRYASSPAVVVTAYRPDPAQWTSDFLRRTV; encoded by the coding sequence GTGAGTCACACCTTACAGTTGGTCCAGGAGTTGGTGGCCCGTCAGGAGGTCAAGGTTTCGGCGCATGGCTACGATGAGCTAGCTGCTGACGGCATCCTTATCAAAGATATTCTGGCCGGTGTGCAGGATGCAATGGTGGTTGAAGATTATCCGGACTATTTCAGAGGGCCATGTGTGCTGGTCTTACAGCGAGATCAGCGGGGCCAGCCGATCCATGTCGTTTGGGGGATTCCTCGGTATGCCTCCTCACCTGCCGTTGTGGTCACTGCATACCGACCCGATCCGGCTCAATGGACCAGCGATTTCCTGAGGAGGACAGTATGA
- a CDS encoding SEC-C metal-binding domain-containing protein: MGLRLPRVHGLGLLCTAALLWGDRPGVGPPRASDCGGIDRRNDPCPCGSGLKAKRCCGG, translated from the coding sequence ATGGGACTACGTCTTCCTCGAGTTCATGGGCTGGGGCTTCTTTGCACTGCTGCTCTACTTTGGGGCGATCGCCCTGGTGTGGGGCCGCCCCGAGCCTCAGACTGTGGGGGGATCGATCGGAGGAATGACCCCTGCCCGTGCGGCAGTGGCCTGAAGGCGAAACGGTGCTGCGGGGGGTGA
- a CDS encoding CopG family ribbon-helix-helix protein, with protein MQLTSLSLPPAMLQEAERFAKKEGRTKSELFREALRRYLQEQRWAALRGYGAQQAHKLGAKETDVERLIAEYRKGR; from the coding sequence ATGCAACTCACCTCCCTCTCGCTCCCACCTGCCATGCTCCAAGAGGCTGAGCGTTTCGCAAAGAAGGAGGGGAGAACTAAGAGCGAGCTCTTCCGCGAAGCGCTCCGACGGTACCTCCAGGAACAGCGGTGGGCAGCGCTTCGCGGGTACGGCGCCCAACAGGCGCATAAGCTCGGCGCTAAAGAGACTGACGTTGAGCGTCTCATTGCGGAGTATCGGAAAGGCCGGTAG
- a CDS encoding putative toxin-antitoxin system toxin component, PIN family produces MRAVADTDVYIFALNFGGTSEEILGLGRARTIQLFISPSILEEIEEVLLRKFYWSARNIREATTAIQELAQLIHPREAIHLITEDEPDNRILECAVEANADCVITGDRHLRQLKTFRGIPIVNSREFIGAYGARDLGG; encoded by the coding sequence GTGCGGGCGGTAGCCGACACCGATGTTTACATCTTTGCCCTCAACTTCGGCGGCACATCCGAGGAGATCTTAGGACTCGGGAGGGCCAGGACCATCCAGCTCTTCATTTCCCCTTCGATCCTCGAAGAGATCGAGGAGGTTCTGCTCCGGAAATTCTACTGGTCCGCCAGGAACATCCGCGAGGCCACTACCGCCATCCAGGAGCTTGCGCAGCTCATCCATCCTCGCGAGGCAATCCACCTCATCACCGAGGATGAACCGGACAACCGTATCCTGGAGTGCGCCGTAGAGGCTAACGCTGATTGTGTAATTACCGGCGATCGGCATCTCCGACAACTGAAGACGTTTCGGGGTATCCCCATCGTAAACTCTAGAGAATTTATAGGAGCCTACGGAGCCAGAGATCTCGGCGGTTGA
- a CDS encoding type II toxin-antitoxin system HicB family antitoxin produces the protein MNKYEVIIYWSEEDQVFVAEVPELPGCSAHGATHEAALANAQDAICLWIDTATEFGDPIPVPKGRRLIFA, from the coding sequence ATGAACAAGTACGAAGTGATCATCTACTGGAGTGAAGAGGATCAGGTATTTGTCGCAGAGGTGCCCGAATTGCCGGGCTGTTCGGCGCATGGGGCGACGCACGAGGCCGCACTGGCCAATGCTCAAGACGCCATCTGCCTCTGGATTGACACGGCCACAGAATTCGGTGATCCTATTCCCGTCCCGAAAGGACGGCGACTGATCTTCGCCTAG
- a CDS encoding type II toxin-antitoxin system HicA family toxin — MSMEKALERVLSRASDANIRFDDLCQLLRSLGFEMRVRGGHHIFRKAGVEEKINLQREGSEAKPYQVCQVRAVILKYRLGGQEP; from the coding sequence ATGAGCATGGAAAAGGCGCTGGAGCGCGTTCTCAGCCGAGCTTCCGACGCGAACATTCGGTTTGACGATCTGTGCCAGTTGCTCAGGAGCCTCGGTTTTGAGATGCGAGTACGCGGCGGTCATCACATCTTTCGCAAAGCAGGAGTAGAGGAGAAGATCAACCTCCAGCGGGAGGGAAGTGAGGCAAAGCCATACCAGGTGTGTCAGGTGCGGGCCGTGATCCTGAAGTATCGGCTTGGAGGGCAGGAGCCATGA
- a CDS encoding putative Ig domain-containing protein encodes MAAATTPPSISTLSPTSGSTDGGNTVTIDGTDLQFATSVTFGGTAATFGYNSMTGKLQPVAPAHAAGAVNVSVTTPGGTATKTNGYTYVTTVTTGNLAVTVKRSDTSALLSGATVTLSGGPSTPSQTTGGDGTTTFSNLAVGNYIVTASLAEYQTNNAPATVIANTPPVSISLTPSQELTPPPQQPKPPVDPPVTLTLEGKAVVITHGWNSDASSWVKEMAEAICKELGLADPPTWSVKENDSAIVCQVNGWDVWVYDWRLNAEAWLGWEFVGGGIRLPSYAKSNAGLLGSKLAIALNKGAYQHIHFIAHSAGANLIEEASRWMRVYRPTRTIHETFLDAYDDAGEVSSYGHWANWADNYVDTRNTSPLGIGDGTKLFLKEAYNIDVTPRGIDARIIQNQDCGSLLILWEFSVCRHDRPFRFYGESISGDGYLGDGIGKAYDPINGTAGKGYPLSVENRYTLDSYPRTDDNPAPGTLNHILQLNTQCIMQDGICYPDALPPGMWSTQILVPSYVEVTQQVATFYVESVKGATNSLYSSIKMGWSLATGLVLQQTLAVRESATSGTATDYLIVDVTTTTPANTLRFNWSFAVGGEGLLRVFVGGNLVREIDQRYVTPSSPETEEIYIGSVEGPLPPGTHRITFRLDGFGASANGVELTDVDLGLRAAVSPTLTVTKAGTGTGTVTSAPAGIDCGADCSESYASGTPVSLTAIPDPLSIFVGWGGNCAADGTVTLDAAKTCTATFTATVIGPLTISTTSPPAGEQGAAYGYALLAEGGTPPYTWSLGGGKKNKLPQGLTLTSDGILTGVPTKAKTATFTVQVTDATYALATKNLSLQIVKSVKIKTKKLRGGTVGIPYSSTLKTKGGIAPLAFSVVGGALPPGLTLDPGTGQVSGTPAAAGAFDFVAQVTSSGGSSHQKNIRIKMK; translated from the coding sequence TTGGCAGCCGCTACTACGCCTCCATCGATCAGCACCCTCTCGCCCACCAGCGGCTCGACTGACGGCGGGAACACCGTGACGATTGACGGCACAGATTTGCAGTTTGCCACGTCGGTGACGTTTGGGGGAACGGCAGCGACCTTTGGATACAACAGCATGACCGGCAAATTACAGCCCGTCGCTCCCGCGCATGCAGCAGGTGCCGTCAATGTCAGCGTGACCACCCCGGGCGGCACCGCGACCAAAACAAACGGCTACACCTACGTCACTACGGTGACTACCGGCAACCTTGCTGTTACCGTCAAGCGTAGCGACACGAGCGCGCTGCTCTCCGGGGCCACGGTGACGCTGAGCGGGGGGCCGAGCACGCCCTCCCAGACGACCGGGGGGGACGGGACGACGACTTTCTCGAACCTTGCGGTCGGGAACTACATCGTGACGGCGAGCCTCGCAGAGTACCAGACAAACAACGCCCCGGCGACGGTCATCGCGAACACGCCACCGGTATCCATCAGTCTGACGCCCTCGCAGGAGCTGACGCCGCCGCCGCAACAGCCGAAGCCCCCGGTGGACCCGCCGGTCACCCTCACGCTAGAGGGCAAGGCCGTCGTGATCACCCACGGCTGGAACTCGGATGCCTCTAGCTGGGTGAAGGAAATGGCCGAGGCTATCTGTAAGGAGCTCGGATTGGCCGACCCCCCCACCTGGTCAGTCAAGGAGAACGATTCAGCCATAGTGTGTCAGGTCAACGGCTGGGATGTCTGGGTGTATGACTGGCGTTTAAACGCTGAGGCCTGGCTAGGCTGGGAGTTTGTGGGAGGAGGAATCAGACTCCCTTCTTATGCCAAATCTAACGCCGGGTTGCTTGGTTCGAAGTTGGCCATCGCCCTAAACAAGGGGGCTTACCAACACATCCATTTTATCGCTCATAGCGCCGGGGCCAACCTGATCGAGGAGGCATCACGTTGGATGAGGGTGTACAGACCGACGCGGACGATCCACGAGACGTTCCTGGATGCGTACGATGATGCGGGGGAGGTGTCGTCGTATGGTCATTGGGCTAATTGGGCGGATAACTATGTTGATACACGCAATACATCACCGCTCGGTATAGGAGATGGAACCAAGCTATTTCTCAAGGAAGCCTACAACATCGATGTCACGCCACGCGGGATCGATGCGAGGATAATCCAAAACCAAGACTGCGGTAGCCTACTAATATTGTGGGAGTTTTCGGTTTGCCGCCACGATCGGCCGTTCCGGTTCTATGGGGAGTCGATCTCTGGCGATGGATACCTGGGGGACGGCATTGGCAAAGCATACGATCCGATCAACGGTACCGCCGGGAAGGGCTACCCGCTATCCGTGGAAAACCGTTACACTCTGGATAGTTATCCGCGCACCGATGACAACCCTGCCCCTGGCACTTTGAATCATATCCTTCAGCTGAACACGCAATGCATAATGCAGGACGGAATCTGTTATCCAGACGCTCTCCCGCCGGGCATGTGGTCCACCCAGATTCTGGTGCCTTCGTACGTAGAAGTTACGCAACAGGTTGCAACGTTTTACGTAGAGTCCGTTAAGGGAGCGACTAACTCCCTGTACAGCTCGATCAAAATGGGGTGGTCCTTAGCCACGGGCCTTGTCCTGCAACAGACGCTCGCAGTGCGTGAGAGCGCCACCTCCGGGACTGCGACCGATTATCTCATAGTGGACGTCACGACTACGACACCGGCCAACACCCTGCGCTTCAACTGGAGCTTCGCCGTTGGGGGCGAGGGGCTGCTCCGGGTGTTCGTGGGCGGCAACCTGGTGCGCGAGATCGACCAGCGCTACGTGACGCCGTCCTCACCGGAAACGGAGGAGATCTACATCGGCAGCGTCGAGGGCCCCCTCCCACCGGGGACCCACCGCATTACCTTCCGCCTCGATGGCTTCGGTGCCAGCGCCAACGGGGTAGAGTTGACCGACGTGGATCTGGGGCTGCGGGCGGCGGTGAGCCCGACCCTCACCGTGACCAAGGCAGGCACGGGGACCGGCACCGTGACCAGCGCCCCAGCAGGGATCGATTGCGGCGCGGACTGCAGTGAGAGTTACGCTAGTGGCACGCCGGTCAGCCTCACCGCGATCCCCGATCCCCTCTCCATCTTCGTCGGCTGGGGTGGGAACTGCGCCGCCGATGGGACCGTCACTCTGGATGCGGCCAAAACCTGTACGGCCACCTTCACGGCCACCGTCATTGGACCGCTGACCATCTCGACTACCTCCCCGCCCGCAGGAGAGCAGGGAGCCGCCTACGGGTATGCGTTGCTGGCGGAAGGCGGAACGCCCCCTTACACCTGGAGCCTGGGTGGGGGCAAGAAGAACAAGCTGCCTCAGGGCCTCACGCTGACTTCGGACGGTATCCTCACCGGGGTTCCGACGAAGGCCAAGACCGCGACCTTTACCGTCCAGGTGACGGATGCGACATATGCCTTAGCGACGAAGAATCTCTCTCTCCAGATCGTCAAGAGTGTGAAGATCAAGACCAAAAAACTGAGAGGGGGTACAGTTGGGATACCGTACTCATCCACGCTGAAGACGAAGGGTGGGATCGCGCCCCTTGCCTTCAGTGTGGTCGGTGGGGCGCTTCCACCGGGCCTCACCCTTGATCCGGGTACTGGACAGGTCTCCGGGACACCCGCGGCTGCCGGTGCCTTCGACTTTGTTGCACAGGTGACTTCGAGCGGCGGCTCCAGTCATCAGAAGAACATTCGAATCAAGATGAAGTAG